A section of the Litoribacterium kuwaitense genome encodes:
- a CDS encoding PHP domain-containing protein, whose translation MIHLQVQSGFSFLRSVCGLEELVYTMKSYGMKAAALTDHNALYGAFKWVKLCEKMVFNRSLA comes from the coding sequence ATGATTCATCTACAAGTCCAAAGTGGTTTTAGTTTTTTACGCAGTGTGTGTGGCTTGGAGGAACTCGTTTATACGATGAAGAGCTATGGAATGAAAGCAGCAGCCTTGACGGATCACAACGCTCTTTACGGTGCATTCAAGTGGGTAAAGCTTTGTGAAAAAATGGTATTCAACCGATCATTGGCATGA
- a CDS encoding YtrH family sporulation protein: MKEELFIVTFLNCYFVALGVILGGSLVGGISAFLTGAPPYETIARLSQSLKIWGLVAAIGGTFDVISTFERGIFNGAPIDIFKQTLLIISAMAGAQSGAKLIQWLTQGSAM; this comes from the coding sequence ATGAAAGAAGAATTGTTTATTGTCACCTTTTTAAATTGTTATTTCGTTGCACTAGGCGTCATTTTAGGAGGTTCGCTTGTTGGTGGCATCAGCGCTTTTTTAACGGGTGCACCGCCGTACGAAACCATTGCACGCCTTTCACAAAGTCTAAAAATTTGGGGACTCGTTGCCGCCATCGGAGGAACGTTTGATGTCATTTCCACATTTGAACGCGGCATTTTTAATGGTGCACCAATCGATATATTCAAACAAACCTTATTGATCATTTCAGCCATGGCGGGTGCGCAAAGCGGAGCAAAGCTCATTCAATGGCTCACTCAAGGGAGCGCGATGTAA
- a CDS encoding DHH family phosphoesterase, which produces MNKLLDYIKDYSKIVIHRHVRPDPDAYGSQCSLAEIIQANFPEKQVRVVGQEVDSLKFLYRMDDVPDDFYAGSLVLVCDTANKERVDDQRYALGEVVVKIDHHPNDDPYGQVNWVETSASSTSEMVYEWYSAHKGELTLPVKAAELIFAGIVGDTGRFMFPSASPKTFQYASELVQYSFSRPALYESLYEIKENVLRLQGHILQTFTLAPEGVAQVRLSTDMLESFNVTPMEASQLVGTLGNVAGIRAWVFFIEEENIIRIRLRSKGPVINQIARQYDGGGHPLAAGASIVSWEKADEVVEKIKEACLAASSKL; this is translated from the coding sequence ATGAATAAGCTTTTAGATTATATTAAAGACTACAGCAAAATTGTTATTCATCGACACGTTCGCCCAGATCCAGATGCTTATGGCTCGCAATGTAGTCTTGCTGAAATCATTCAAGCGAATTTTCCGGAAAAACAAGTTCGAGTTGTCGGTCAGGAAGTAGATTCGCTGAAGTTTCTTTATCGGATGGATGATGTTCCCGACGATTTTTACGCCGGGTCACTTGTACTTGTGTGTGATACAGCGAACAAAGAAAGGGTTGACGATCAGCGGTATGCATTGGGTGAGGTCGTCGTGAAAATCGATCATCATCCGAATGATGATCCGTATGGACAAGTCAATTGGGTTGAAACGTCGGCGAGCTCGACGAGTGAGATGGTCTATGAGTGGTATAGTGCTCATAAAGGTGAGTTAACGCTTCCGGTGAAAGCAGCGGAGCTTATTTTTGCAGGGATTGTTGGCGACACAGGACGGTTTATGTTTCCGAGCGCTTCGCCTAAAACGTTTCAATATGCTTCAGAACTCGTCCAATATTCTTTTTCCCGTCCTGCTCTTTATGAGTCGCTCTATGAAATAAAAGAAAATGTCCTTAGACTGCAAGGACATATTTTACAGACGTTCACACTTGCTCCTGAAGGCGTGGCGCAAGTTCGTCTTTCGACCGATATGCTCGAATCATTTAACGTAACGCCTATGGAAGCGTCTCAGCTAGTTGGCACATTAGGGAATGTAGCTGGTATTCGGGCGTGGGTCTTTTTTATTGAAGAGGAAAATATTATCCGAATACGTTTAAGATCAAAGGGGCCTGTCATTAATCAGATTGCCCGCCAATACGATGGTGGTGGTCACCCGTTGGCTGCCGGTGCATCGATTGTCTCATGGGAAAAAGCAGATGAGGTCGTTGAAAAAATAAAAGAGGCTTGTTTAGCGGCATCGTCGAAACTTTAA
- a CDS encoding YtpI family protein yields MFIAAMVSLAIHVFFNVSASRAEEPYKKGKNRAIARFFLGTFIGLAGIHAYMTLGTQMALFVCIIFLVFAGANIVSGIRIFKYVRSSLQPSAQSKG; encoded by the coding sequence ATGTTTATTGCAGCAATGGTTTCATTGGCCATTCACGTATTTTTTAATGTCTCTGCTTCTCGTGCAGAAGAGCCTTATAAAAAAGGAAAGAATCGTGCCATTGCGAGGTTTTTCCTCGGCACATTTATCGGACTAGCGGGTATACATGCTTACATGACACTTGGCACGCAAATGGCACTCTTTGTTTGTATCATCTTCCTCGTATTTGCGGGAGCGAATATCGTCTCAGGGATTCGAATTTTTAAATACGTACGGTCAAGCCTCCAGCCCTCTGCCCAGTCAAAAGGCTGA
- a CDS encoding DRTGG domain-containing protein, translating into MLTKHEKIIRYIDSLNIGQKISVRGVAKAMDVSDGTAYRAIKEAENKGIVSTIERVGTIRIEKKDRKSFQELTYAEVVNVVDGQVLGGKEGLHKTLNKFVIGAMQLDAMMSYTGAGNLLIVGNRIKAHRLALEAGAAVLITGGFNTEESVKKLADEYKLPIISSNYDTFTVADMINRAIYDQMIKKDIVLVEDIKTALEQTHFLYFDSTVQDWLDKNKETEHSRYPVVDHHGKVAGMVTSSDVLRHAPAEPIERVMSKQVYTISKNTSVASAAQMMILNGIEMVPVVDEMQRLSGIISRQDVLKALQMLQRHPQTSGETLDNMVTSQLQAVPVGRQQKKVYECEVTPQMTNALGTMSYGVFTTLVIETASRTLNEQRKSELVVESMNVLFVQLAQLGALLEFKTNVMEMGRRTAKVDVECMSNGTLVGRVLLFVQLLEHSR; encoded by the coding sequence GAAGATATCTGTGCGCGGTGTAGCCAAAGCGATGGATGTGAGCGATGGTACCGCTTATCGTGCCATTAAAGAAGCAGAAAACAAAGGCATCGTCAGTACGATTGAGCGCGTTGGTACAATCCGGATTGAAAAGAAAGATCGAAAAAGCTTTCAAGAGCTGACGTACGCAGAGGTTGTTAATGTTGTTGATGGACAAGTTTTAGGCGGTAAGGAAGGACTCCATAAAACGTTAAATAAGTTTGTCATTGGAGCGATGCAGCTTGATGCGATGATGAGCTATACTGGGGCTGGAAACCTGCTTATTGTAGGTAACCGAATTAAAGCACACCGTTTAGCTCTGGAGGCAGGCGCTGCGGTATTGATTACTGGAGGTTTTAATACTGAAGAAAGTGTAAAAAAGCTTGCTGATGAGTATAAGCTTCCCATCATTTCCAGCAATTACGATACTTTTACCGTAGCAGATATGATCAATCGGGCGATTTATGATCAAATGATTAAAAAAGACATTGTGCTCGTTGAAGATATTAAAACAGCGCTCGAGCAAACCCACTTTCTTTATTTTGATAGCACTGTGCAAGATTGGCTTGACAAAAATAAGGAAACCGAGCATAGTCGCTATCCTGTTGTGGATCATCATGGTAAAGTCGCTGGCATGGTGACGTCAAGCGACGTTTTAAGGCATGCGCCAGCTGAGCCGATTGAGAGAGTGATGTCAAAGCAGGTCTATACGATTTCCAAAAACACATCTGTCGCCTCTGCTGCGCAAATGATGATTTTAAATGGAATTGAGATGGTTCCTGTCGTTGATGAAATGCAACGGCTGTCAGGAATTATTAGTCGGCAAGATGTCTTGAAAGCGTTACAGATGCTACAACGACATCCGCAAACGAGCGGGGAAACGCTAGATAATATGGTCACATCGCAGCTTCAAGCGGTTCCTGTCGGAAGGCAACAAAAGAAAGTGTATGAGTGTGAAGTGACCCCGCAAATGACGAATGCGCTCGGAACTATGTCTTATGGTGTCTTTACGACACTTGTGATTGAAACGGCATCACGAACATTAAATGAACAGAGAAAAAGTGAGCTCGTCGTCGAAAGCATGAACGTTTTGTTCGTGCAGTTAGCTCAGCTAGGTGCACTGCTTGAATTTAAAACAAATGTTATGGAAATGGGTCGACGTACGGCGAAGGTGGATGTGGAGTGTATGTCTAATGGTACGCTCGTCGGGAGAGTGCTCTTGTTCGTGCAGTTGTTAGAGCATTCAAGATAA